AGAAACATTACCACCTGTCACAAAAAATTACCAAGATTTTCCTTTTTTCACTGGCTTTTCTGAAGGATATCTCACAATGGATACCTTAGCATCACTAGTATTTGGTATTATTGTTGTACAAGGTATTATTCAATCAGGTGTCGAAGATAAACGCAAAATTATGTTGGGTTGTTTGAAAGCAACATTAATTGCAGGTTCAATTCTTGCGTTTTTCTATATTTCATTGGCATATATGGGAGCAACCAGTGTCTCTCAATTAGGTGTACTAGAAAATGGTGGGCAAGTTTTAGCTCATACTTCAACTTACTATTTTAGTAGTTGGGGTAATTTGGTTTTAGGTTTAATGGTAACCGTGGCATGTATGACAACTAATATTGGACTAACCCATGCCTGTGCTAACTATTTAGTATCAATCTATCCAAAATTATCCTATCAAAAATATGCCATCTTATTTACTATCATCAGCGCCCTCTTTGCTAATATTGGTCTTAATGCCCTTATTTCATTTTCTATACCCGTATTGTCGATTATTTATCCGGTGACAATTGTATTTATTATTTTAACCTTTGCTCATAATTTGTTTAAAGGGTATAAAGCGGTATATGTTGGTGCAATATACTTTACTCTTTTCACTAGTATTTTATCTGTAATTAATACTACCCTATTACCAGGTACGGCATTACATGAAGAAATGCCCACTATTGCCTATATTGTTAATCTAATTAATGCTATGTTTAGCAAATATATACCTTTATATGTACAAGGTATAGGGTGGTTAATACCTGCTATTATTGGCGGTATATTGGGTTATATCGTCGCTAAGTGTTTTGCCAAACAAAACACGGTTTGCAATTAAGGAACATCAGCTATGCAAAATAAACAAGCTCAACTAGACTTAATCAAAAATAGTATCATTACTATACCTAATTACCCTAAGGAAGGTGTTTTATTTAGAGATATTACAAGTCTATTAGAAGACCCTATCGCTTTTAAAACAACAATTGAACTATTTGTTGAACATTATCGTGATAAGAAAATTGATAAAGTAGTCGGAACAGAAGCAAGAGGATTTATCTTTGCAGCACCCGTTGCATTAGCCCTCAATGCGGGATTTATTCCAGTTCGTAAACCACATAAATTACCGCGTCATGTATTTAAAGAAGAATATCAACTTGAATATGGTAAAGATGCTTTAGAAATTCACACTGATGCGATTAAACCTGGTGAAAGAGTGTTAATGATCGATGACCTACTTGCTACTGGTGGCACTATTGCCGCAACAACCAAACTGATCCGTAAAGCAGGTGGCATTGTTGAAGATGCGGCATTTGTTATTGATCTACCTGATTTAGGGGGTAGAAATAAACTTACCGAGTTAGGTGTTAACTGTTTTACTCTTGTTGAGTTCTCTGGCGAATAAAGTCTATTATAAAGAGCAATCCCTATTGCTCTTTATTCTCCACTTGATTTTTCTTTCTTCTTATCATTGAGTCGTAATGACCTCATTATTATTTTTTTAATATTATATTTCTTACATTTTTAATGATTTATATATTTTCATGCATAATAAATCAATTTATTACTTGATTAAGCCTGAAATGTGAATTATTATTCAAAAATAAAGCATAATTATTAAGGAATAAAAATGACAAGATTTAATCATATTATCGTTAGAACACCTGCTAAATCTCTCGTCGATGGTTTAACTTCGGCTAATTTAGGCAAACCAGATTATAAAAAAGCGCTTGAACAACATAATGAATATATTCGCGCTTTACAACAATGTGATGTTGATATCACTATTTTATCTCCTGATGAGCATTTCCCTGATTCTGTTTTTGTTGAAGATACCGTCCTTTGTACACCACATTGTGCCATTATCACACGCCCGGGTGCAAAAAGCCGACGTGATGAAACACTAATTATTGAAGATACTATTAAACGTTTCTATCCTAACAAAGTCGAAAAGATAATGGACCCAGGCACGGTTGAAGCTGGTGATATTATGATGGTAAATGATCATTATTTTATTGGCTTATCGGCAAGAACTAATCAACAAGGTGCCGAACAAATGATCGCACTTTTAAATAAATATGGTTTGACAGGTTCAATAGTCACGCTAGAAAAGGTACTACATCTTAAAACTGGCTTAGCCTATTTGGAAAATAATAACTTGCTAGCCGCTGGGGAATTTATTACCAAACCAGAATTCCAACATCTAAATATTATTGAGATTCCTGAACAAGAAAGTTATGCAGCAAATTGTATTTGGGTTAATGATCGTATCATTATGCCAGCCGGTTACCCAATCACAAAAGCTAAAATTGCTGCATTAGGATATCAAGTTATCGAGGTTGACACTTCCGAATACCGCAAAATTGATGGTGGTGTAAGCTGTATGTCATTACGATTCTAATGGAACGACGCATATAACACCTAAACACAATATATAAATCAACATTAAGTAAGAATTGATGATGAATAGAATAGTACGCAATAAACTTGGCATACTTCCCTTAACTCTTCTTGTAGTTGGGAGTATCGTGGGGAGTGGTATCTTTAGTCTACCGCAAAACATGGCTGAAGGTGCTGGAGCCGGTTCAATATTAATTGCATGGAGTATTACGCTTTTCGGCATGTTAATGTTGACACGTATTTTTCAATATTTATCTATTCGATTTTATAAAATAAATGATGGTCTATATGGCTATGTTCGAGAAGGTTTCGGTGATTATATTGGTTTTAATGCTGCATGGGGTTATTGGATTTCAGCATGGATGTCTTGCGCAAGTTATCTCGTAATTTTATGCAGCGCATTAGGTTCTTTTGACTGTTTGAGTTATTTTGGTGATGGTACGACTTTGCCGGCTGTGATATTTGGTCTGTTTTTTTTATGGTTAGTACATTTTTTTGTTTTAAAAGGTATTTATCAAGCTTTTTTGCTAAATTGTTTGGTAACTTTAGCTAAAATTGTTCCAATTGGTCTATTTATTATTTGCATTATTCTGGCATTCAAAGTTTCAACTTTTAATACTGATTTTTGGGGATCACCACAATTAGGTTCTGTCATAGACCAAGTCAAACATACCATGCTCTATACGGTTTGGGTATACTTAGGGATTGAAAGTGCAACTGTTTATGCGGCTAGAGCTAAGACAATTTTAACAATCAGCCGTGCTACATTTTTTGGTTTTGCTATCACGAGCTTATTATTAGTCTGTGTTTCCGTATTGTCTTTAGGTGTGGTACCTCAAGAAGAACTCGCCATGATGAAAAACCCATCTATGGCATTGGTGATTGAACGTGTAGTTGGTAGTTGGGGCGCAACATTTATTAATATTGGTCTTATCGTTTCAGTTAGTGGCGGTTTATTATCTTGGATTATGCTAGCTGCCGAAATGTTATATTTAAGTGGACAAGGTGCACAGCATACGGTACCTAGCCGATTTGGTAAACTAAATAAAGTGGGTACTCCAGTCAATGCTTTGTGGTTAACCAGTTCATTAATTACTCTCTTAATAATTTTAGCCCATTTTTATCAATCCGGTTATAACACCTTAATTCAGTTATCAACATCAATGGTGTTAATTCCATATCTCCTTGCTGCTGCATTTGTACTTAAAATAGCGTTACTTAATCGGAAACCTTATTTAGTTATGATAGGAATAAGTGGCACTATTTATGGAATATGGCTCATTTACGCCGGCGGTATCGATTACCTGTTATTGTCAATGATTTTGTATAGTTTAGGATTGTGTTTCTATCTGTATGCTCGCAAACAACGAAAATTACCAGCTTTTAGCTATTTTCACGACAAAATTTATGCCATTTTCATTGTGTTATTAGCTGTTTATGCATTAATCTATTTTTTTATCATACCGTATTTTTCTAATTGTTAATAATGAAACAGGTATTTGATTAATCGATCTTATTCTTTGATCTAAATAAATAAAAATCTGTTAATAATTTTCTAAAATCATTAGTATAACTGCCATCATTATTTCGCATACATAGTTCGGAATAAACACTGGGTTCATACTGTTTAGTAAAACACATTAAACTTAATGAAATTGGTCTTGTCATCATATAACGTACATTTAAACGCTGTGCCATAAGCAATTGATTGGCTTCACACATATATTTAAAAGTATCAGCTATGTGATACGGTAAAACTAAACAGAATTTACCCTCTGACTTAAGCAAACGTTTTACAGTAAAAATCAGTTGTTCAAAATTCAGACTTTCTGTATAGCGTGCTAATTGCCGTGGCTGATCACGACAATTAACTGCCGGTTGAAAATAAG
Above is a genomic segment from Frischella perrara containing:
- the brnQ gene encoding branched-chain amino acid transport system II carrier protein, with amino-acid sequence MRIFVIGIALFALYFGAGNLIFPVMLGQLSGDHFTLASWGFVITGVILPLLGVIAVGFSGEKDCLKITQRAGTIFGLIFATTLYLTIGPLFAMPRTGSVSFEIGIKPFVNEEYYTLALAIFSVLFYGICCLLALKPHNFIDIVGKFLTPIKISFILILILAALFFPMGETLPPVTKNYQDFPFFTGFSEGYLTMDTLASLVFGIIVVQGIIQSGVEDKRKIMLGCLKATLIAGSILAFFYISLAYMGATSVSQLGVLENGGQVLAHTSTYYFSSWGNLVLGLMVTVACMTTNIGLTHACANYLVSIYPKLSYQKYAILFTIISALFANIGLNALISFSIPVLSIIYPVTIVFIILTFAHNLFKGYKAVYVGAIYFTLFTSILSVINTTLLPGTALHEEMPTIAYIVNLINAMFSKYIPLYVQGIGWLIPAIIGGILGYIVAKCFAKQNTVCN
- a CDS encoding basic amino acid/polyamine antiporter, producing the protein MNRIVRNKLGILPLTLLVVGSIVGSGIFSLPQNMAEGAGAGSILIAWSITLFGMLMLTRIFQYLSIRFYKINDGLYGYVREGFGDYIGFNAAWGYWISAWMSCASYLVILCSALGSFDCLSYFGDGTTLPAVIFGLFFLWLVHFFVLKGIYQAFLLNCLVTLAKIVPIGLFIICIILAFKVSTFNTDFWGSPQLGSVIDQVKHTMLYTVWVYLGIESATVYAARAKTILTISRATFFGFAITSLLLVCVSVLSLGVVPQEELAMMKNPSMALVIERVVGSWGATFINIGLIVSVSGGLLSWIMLAAEMLYLSGQGAQHTVPSRFGKLNKVGTPVNALWLTSSLITLLIILAHFYQSGYNTLIQLSTSMVLIPYLLAAAFVLKIALLNRKPYLVMIGISGTIYGIWLIYAGGIDYLLLSMILYSLGLCFYLYARKQRKLPAFSYFHDKIYAIFIVLLAVYALIYFFIIPYFSNC
- the apt gene encoding adenine phosphoribosyltransferase, with amino-acid sequence MQNKQAQLDLIKNSIITIPNYPKEGVLFRDITSLLEDPIAFKTTIELFVEHYRDKKIDKVVGTEARGFIFAAPVALALNAGFIPVRKPHKLPRHVFKEEYQLEYGKDALEIHTDAIKPGERVLMIDDLLATGGTIAATTKLIRKAGGIVEDAAFVIDLPDLGGRNKLTELGVNCFTLVEFSGE
- a CDS encoding tRNA1(Val) (adenine(37)-N6)-methyltransferase, whose amino-acid sequence is MSSLKKGGFTFKRFFVGHDKSPMKVTTDSCLLGAWVPINPKIESVLDIGTGCGIIALMLAQRLEHQCCQIDAVDIDNNATKQCQENIQQSPFKQVRSYLSDINQFKQDVTDYYDLIITNPPYFQPAVNCRDQPRQLARYTESLNFEQLIFTVKRLLKSEGKFCLVLPYHIADTFKYMCEANQLLMAQRLNVRYMMTRPISLSLMCFTKQYEPSVYSELCMRNNDGSYTNDFRKLLTDFYLFRSKNKID
- the ddaH gene encoding dimethylargininase, with the translated sequence MTRFNHIIVRTPAKSLVDGLTSANLGKPDYKKALEQHNEYIRALQQCDVDITILSPDEHFPDSVFVEDTVLCTPHCAIITRPGAKSRRDETLIIEDTIKRFYPNKVEKIMDPGTVEAGDIMMVNDHYFIGLSARTNQQGAEQMIALLNKYGLTGSIVTLEKVLHLKTGLAYLENNNLLAAGEFITKPEFQHLNIIEIPEQESYAANCIWVNDRIIMPAGYPITKAKIAALGYQVIEVDTSEYRKIDGGVSCMSLRF